From a single Nicotiana tabacum cultivar K326 chromosome 8, ASM71507v2, whole genome shotgun sequence genomic region:
- the LOC107767914 gene encoding uncharacterized protein LOC107767914, whose product MGACASRPKDLDRDLAPAPVPAEDPATPKKSEGDSVPQEKKDGEETKKEEALVDVSEAEAEAPKIEEVTTETKAVVEETETVTKEETAKPAEELKVEAVKEEPKEQQPAAEEKKEVAE is encoded by the exons ATGGGAGCATGTGCGAGCAGACCTAAGGATTTGGACAGGGACTTGGCCCCTGCTCCTGTCCCTGCTGAGGACCCTGCCACCCCCAAGAAATCCGAGGGTGACTCTGTTCCCCAG GAGAAGAAAGATGGAGAGGAAACAAAGAAGGAAGAGGCATTGGTAGATGTAtcagaagcagaagcagaggcTCCCAAGATTGAGGAAGTAACCACAGAGACAAAGGCTGTTGTTGAGGAAACAGAAACTGTCACCAAAGAGGAAACAGCCAAACCAGCAGAGGAACTCAAAGTTGAGGCTGTGAAAGAAGAGCCCAAGGAGCAGCAGCCAGCAGCAGAGGAGAAGAAAGAGGTAGCTGAGTAA